A DNA window from Panthera uncia isolate 11264 unplaced genomic scaffold, Puncia_PCG_1.0 HiC_scaffold_1456, whole genome shotgun sequence contains the following coding sequences:
- the LOC125917076 gene encoding fatty acid CoA ligase Acsl3, which translates to MNICFCCPVGQGYGLTESSGAGTITEVWDYNTGRVGAPLVCCEIKLKNWEEGGYFNTDKPHPRGEILIGGQNVTMGYYKNEAKTKADFFEDENGQRWLCTGDVGEFDPDGCLKIIDRKKDLVKLQAGEYVSLGKVEAALKNLSLIDNICAYANSYHSYVIGFVVPNQKELTELARKKGLQGTWEELCNSCEMENEVLKVLSEAAVSASLEKFEIPVKIRLSPEPWTPETGLVTDAFKLKRKELKTHYQADIERMYGRK; encoded by the exons ATGAACATCTGTTTCTGCTGTCCCGTTGGGCAGGGGTACGGACTCACCGAATCTTCTGGTGCAGGAACGATTACGGAAG TATGGGACTACAATACTGGCCGAGTGGGAGCACCATTAGTTTGCTGTGAAATCAAACTGAAGAACTGGGAGGAAG GTGGATACTTTAATACCGATAAGCCACACCCCAGGGGTGAAATTCTTATTGGCGGTCAAAATGTGACAATGGGATACtacaaaaatgaagcaaaaacaaaagctgatttctttgaagatgaaaatgGACAGAGGTGGCTCTGTACTGGAGATGTTGGGGAGTTTGACCCTGACGGTTGTTTAAAGATTATTG ATCGTAAAAAGGACCTTGTGAAACTGCAGGCAGGAGAATATGTTTCTCTTGGGAAGGTAGAGGCAGCTTTGAAGAATCTCTCACTCATCGATAACATTTGTGCATACGCAAACAG TTACCATTCCTACGTCATTGGATTTGTCGTGCCAAATCAAAAGGAACTAACGGAACTCGCCCGGAAGAAGGGACTTCAGGGGACGTGGGAGGAACTGTGCAACAGCTGTGAAATGGAGAACGAGGTGCTCAAAGTGCTTTCCGAAGCTGCTGTTTCAG CAAGTCTAGAAAAATTTGAAATTCCAGTAAAAATTCGTTTGAGCCCTGAACCGTGGACCCCCGAAACTGGCCTGGTGACAGACGCCTTCAAGCTGAAACGCAAAGAGCTTAAAACACATTACCAGGCGGACATTGAGCGGATGTACGGAAGAAAGTAG